One window from the genome of Pseudalkalibacillus hwajinpoensis encodes:
- a CDS encoding DUF4760 domain-containing protein gives MNKRIIAYTLITLSVLLSLLFFQEEVSSLSQEVRLSTLVGIAAIASGVSGILMSLSTKRVANFEAIREYFQQGDTPEMTKARHNIYESENKGVDLDPEAATLICSFFHFWGMMVKKGFLPLWIFKSASGPSIVRLHHLVTPYIAQRRLSNNKYYGEGFEYLAKRITKEYKYTYIPRSEDEEE, from the coding sequence GTGAATAAGAGAATTATTGCTTACACTCTGATAACCTTAAGTGTTCTACTAAGCTTATTATTTTTTCAGGAGGAAGTATCTTCGCTGTCTCAAGAGGTGAGACTGAGTACATTAGTGGGAATAGCTGCAATAGCTTCTGGGGTTTCAGGTATTCTAATGAGTCTGTCAACAAAACGAGTGGCAAACTTCGAAGCCATAAGGGAGTATTTCCAACAGGGTGATACACCAGAAATGACAAAAGCCAGGCATAACATTTATGAAAGTGAAAACAAGGGGGTTGATCTTGATCCTGAAGCTGCAACACTAATATGTTCCTTTTTTCATTTCTGGGGAATGATGGTGAAGAAAGGTTTTTTACCTCTATGGATCTTCAAAAGCGCTTCAGGACCATCCATAGTTCGCCTTCACCACTTAGTAACACCATACATAGCACAGCGAAGACTATCCAATAACAAATATTATGGTGAAGGATTTGAATACCTTGCGAAGAGAATAACCAAGGAATATAAGTACACTTACATTCCACGATCTGAAGATGAAGAAGAATAA
- a CDS encoding acetyltransferase, protein MDNIVIFGSGGHSKVVIDIVEKEGRYNIVGLVDPFQPIGKEVLGYEVIGDLQDLIEMNETVLGGIVAMGDNWKRYETVKRIQELLPTFYFVKAIHPSAQIGKNVTIGNGTVVMANTVINSHTSIRDHCIINTKSSIDHDGCLHNFVTIAPGATLAGSVSIGDHSVISIGATVIHNRNIGRHTVIGAGSTVLHDIDSYVVAYGTPAKSIRERKEGEPYL, encoded by the coding sequence ATGGATAACATTGTAATCTTTGGATCAGGTGGTCATAGTAAAGTAGTCATTGATATTGTTGAGAAAGAAGGTCGCTATAATATAGTGGGACTCGTTGACCCATTTCAACCAATTGGAAAAGAAGTATTGGGGTACGAAGTGATTGGTGATTTACAAGATTTAATAGAAATGAATGAAACTGTGCTAGGTGGAATAGTAGCAATGGGAGATAACTGGAAAAGATATGAGACAGTAAAAAGAATACAGGAACTTCTTCCTACGTTTTATTTTGTAAAAGCTATACACCCATCTGCACAGATTGGCAAAAATGTAACGATCGGAAATGGAACAGTTGTGATGGCGAATACAGTAATTAATAGTCACACTAGTATCAGAGATCATTGCATTATTAATACGAAGTCTTCGATCGATCATGACGGATGTCTACATAACTTTGTCACAATAGCCCCAGGTGCAACGTTAGCTGGCTCAGTCTCGATTGGTGATCATTCAGTAATATCAATAGGTGCGACTGTCATTCATAATCGGAACATAGGTAGGCATACCGTAATCGGAGCAGGATCAACTGTCTTACACGATATCGACTCTTATGTGGTAGCTTATGGTACTCCTGCTAAATCTATTAGGGAGAGAAAAGAAGGGGAACCTTACTTGTAA
- the galU gene encoding UTP--glucose-1-phosphate uridylyltransferase GalU, with amino-acid sequence MKVKKAIIPAAGLGTRFLPATKAQPKEMLPIVDKPTIQYIVEEAVAAGIEDIIIVSGRGKRAIEDHFDKSYELEETLTKKQKDKMLEEVKGISNLANIHYIRQKEPKGLGHAIGCASRFIGDEPFAVLLGDDIVRSETPCIKQLMDVFDRYRSSVVGVQQVAEQDVSKYGVIAPKGSELEERTLPVETLVEKPAVEDAPSNYAILGRYILTPEIFEILETLPTGAGGEVQLTDAIKVLNESHAVLAHEFTGERYDVGDKFGFIKATVDFALKREDLQGEVMAYLKSVVEKELAYN; translated from the coding sequence ATGAAAGTGAAAAAGGCAATTATACCTGCAGCAGGACTAGGAACTAGATTTTTACCAGCTACAAAAGCACAGCCAAAAGAAATGCTTCCAATCGTAGATAAACCAACGATTCAGTATATTGTGGAAGAAGCAGTAGCTGCAGGAATTGAAGATATTATCATTGTAAGTGGTCGTGGAAAACGAGCAATTGAAGATCACTTTGATAAGTCTTATGAATTAGAAGAGACACTAACAAAGAAGCAGAAAGATAAGATGCTTGAAGAGGTGAAGGGGATCTCCAACCTTGCGAACATTCATTATATTCGTCAGAAAGAACCAAAAGGATTGGGACATGCGATTGGGTGTGCGAGTCGTTTTATAGGAGATGAGCCATTTGCTGTGTTATTAGGTGATGATATTGTGCGTTCTGAAACACCATGTATTAAACAATTAATGGATGTGTTTGATCGTTATAGAAGTTCTGTGGTTGGTGTTCAGCAAGTAGCCGAACAGGATGTTTCAAAGTATGGTGTGATTGCACCTAAAGGTAGTGAGTTAGAAGAGAGAACGCTTCCTGTTGAGACACTGGTTGAAAAGCCGGCAGTTGAAGATGCTCCTTCAAATTACGCGATTTTAGGGCGTTATATACTTACTCCTGAAATTTTTGAGATTCTTGAGACATTGCCAACTGGTGCTGGTGGTGAAGTGCAGTTGACGGATGCGATTAAAGTGTTGAATGAGTCGCATGCGGTGTTGGCTCATGAATTTACTGGTGAGAGGTATGATGTAGGGGATAAGTTTGGATTTATTAAAGCGACTGTTGATTTTGCTCTTAAGAGAGAAGATCTTCAGGGTGAAGTGATGGCGTATTTGAAGAGTGTTGTGGAGAAGGAATTGGCTTATAATTAA
- a CDS encoding glycosyltransferase family 4 protein, with protein MNVLIAGVPKKISSGVRTHTHSLRSGLEENGVETSYLSSYPQRMDKLLTSVPYRLLNMADKNAAFNWKFKSLNQYVYKKKINKTFNNFQVINIQSVDWFYSINSLLENKDVGIVLTIHGAYADQLKAKGYNEKTIERVLNLEREAFRSVKALVAVSPKTAEYVTEISGRNDVQIIPNGIITDTQKLEKNVDYTEKIKCVFVGSLIKYKGVHIAIEAISKANSRGIDVSLDIIGDGPERKALYSLAKELGIENKINFLGMLPQQDVRKKLSYYHISLIPSIPYGEKGEESFPYSCLESMYSGLITIASNVGGLSKIVSNGHDGFLVEHSKPGEISEIIERYYKFPEKFIQVKKHARENISSNYSASAMAERYLYVYESLLK; from the coding sequence ATGAATGTATTAATCGCAGGGGTCCCCAAAAAAATATCAAGTGGTGTTCGTACTCACACACATTCACTAAGGTCAGGTTTAGAAGAAAATGGTGTGGAAACTTCATACTTATCTTCTTACCCACAACGTATGGATAAATTATTAACTTCAGTGCCCTATAGATTATTAAATATGGCTGATAAGAATGCTGCTTTCAATTGGAAGTTTAAATCATTGAATCAATATGTCTATAAAAAAAAGATAAACAAAACCTTTAACAATTTTCAAGTAATAAACATTCAATCTGTGGATTGGTTTTATAGTATTAATTCTTTGTTGGAAAATAAAGATGTTGGAATTGTGTTAACTATACACGGTGCGTACGCTGATCAGTTAAAAGCAAAGGGGTATAACGAAAAGACTATAGAAAGAGTCTTAAATTTAGAAAGAGAAGCTTTTCGGTCTGTTAAAGCATTAGTTGCTGTAAGTCCTAAGACAGCTGAGTATGTTACTGAAATTTCTGGACGAAATGATGTTCAAATAATTCCTAATGGTATTATTACTGACACTCAAAAATTAGAAAAGAATGTAGATTATACCGAGAAAATAAAGTGCGTATTTGTTGGTAGTCTTATAAAATATAAAGGAGTACATATAGCAATTGAAGCTATATCAAAAGCTAATTCTAGGGGTATAGATGTCTCACTTGACATCATTGGTGATGGACCAGAAAGAAAAGCTCTTTATAGCCTTGCAAAGGAATTAGGGATTGAAAACAAAATTAACTTTCTAGGAATGTTACCTCAACAAGATGTTCGAAAAAAGCTATCTTATTATCATATATCTTTAATTCCCTCTATTCCATATGGGGAAAAGGGGGAAGAGTCCTTTCCATACTCATGTTTGGAATCTATGTATAGTGGCTTGATAACAATAGCCTCAAATGTAGGTGGATTATCAAAAATTGTTTCAAATGGTCATGATGGTTTTTTAGTAGAGCATAGTAAGCCAGGCGAAATCAGTGAAATAATTGAAAGGTATTATAAATTCCCTGAAAAATTCATTCAAGTAAAAAAGCATGCTAGGGAAAATATTAGTAGTAATTATTCAGCATCAGCTATGGCAGAGAGATATTTATACGTTTATGAATCACTTCTTAAATAG